The Lasioglossum baleicum chromosome 12, iyLasBale1, whole genome shotgun sequence genome includes a region encoding these proteins:
- the LOC143214389 gene encoding FAD synthase isoform X2: MIHLRRYLANISSKHHGLSTTRVTLVHDKSKGEHPTAGIIVVGDEILKAQVRDTNSFYASFLLYKHGVKVKKITIVRDDVQEIARAIRFFSGNFNYVFTTGGIGPTHDDVTYEALGLAFDDTLHYHPKLVDIVKNRFGCKAFPSPAYKMAYIPTKSVLKFCVNPATGEAFPYPCIELRNVFVFPGSPMFFESSFQALCKELFAGYKSFSTVEVFLNAREDSFANVLNEVVQKCPNVTFGSYPESNRYYKARITIESENEEDTETAKTMFCSQVPSGVLVDYDRTPHVDPLSKYEQLLENSESRSIYQKSFEIFLDYCREPEKVWIFLDGCAESAVMVHLARVAMEKLAGSSKIKLRAICLQANKFLQEISNRYNVELCCLKNNGTIVTRPEIRILFLGKRSNASEREIEDYERLKRLFNESLPSVQIQFPLIEWADKDVASFVESLSLPYHTADEVGSFR, from the exons ATGATACACTTGCGACGATATCTAGCGAATATTTCGTCGAAGCATCATGGACTAAGTACCACGAGGGTAACGTTGGTACATGACAAAAGTAAAGGGGAACACCCGACGGCGGGGATAATTG TTGTTGGCGATGAGATTTTGAAGGCTCAAGTGAGAGACACTAATTCGTTTTATGCGAGCTTTTTGCTGTACAAGCATGGAgtcaaggttaaaaaa ATCACGATCGTTCGAGACGACGTCCAGGAAATCGCGAGAGCGATCAGGTTTTTCTCCGGAAATTTTAATTACGTCTTTACCACTGGGGGAATAGGACCGACTCACGACGATGTCACTTATGAAG CCTTAGGATTGGCTTTCGACGATACGCTGCATTATCATCCAAAATTGGTAGACATCGTGAAGAATCGCTTTGGTTGCAAAGCTTTTCCTTCACCCGCTTATAAAATGGCTTAT ATTCCAACCAAATCTGTTCTGAAATTTTGTGTAAACCCAGCTACGGGAGAAGCATTTCCTTATCCCTGCATAGAGTTACGGAATGTTTTTGTCTTTCCTGGATCACCTATGTTCTTCGAGTCTTCGTTTCAGGCCCTATGCAAG GAGTTATTTGCGGGATACAAATCTTTTTCAACCGTAGAGGTTTTCTTGAACGCGAGGGAAGATTCGTTCGCGAACGTGTTAAACGAGGTTGTACAGAAGTGTCCGAATGTCACGTTCGGCTCGTATCCGGAGAGTAATAG GTATTACAAAGCGCGTATTACTATAGAGAGCGAGAACGAGGAGGACACCGAGACTGCCAAAACAATGTTTTGTTCTCAAGTTCCGAGCGGTGTGTTGGTGGATTACGATCGCACGCCTCACGTCGACCCCCTGTCCAAATACGAACAGTTGCTCGAAAACTCGGAGAGTCGATCGATTTATCAGAAATCCTTCGAAATATTCCT GGACTATTGTCGGGAACCCGAGAAAGTCTGGATTTTTTTGGACGGCTGTGCAGAATCCGCCGTCATGGTGCACCTTGCTCGTGTTGCGATGGAGAAGCTTGCAGGATCTTCGAAGATCAAATTGCGCGCGATCTGTCTACAAGCGAATAAGTTTCTTCAGGAAATTAGCAACAG GTACAACGTCGAATTGTGCTGCTTGAAAAACAACGGAACGATTGTAACTAGACCGGAAATTCGGATATTGTTTCTCGGGAAACGATCGAACGCCAGCGAAAGAGAAATAGAAGATTATGAGAGACTCAAGAGATTGTTTAACGAGTCTCTCCCGAGTGTACAAATACAGTTTCCTCTCATCGAGTGGGCGGACAAAGATGTCGCGAGTTTCGTcgagtctctctctctacctTATCATACTGCGGACGAAGTGGGATCGTTTCG ATGA
- the LOC143214389 gene encoding FAD synthase isoform X3, with product MIHLRRYLANISSKHHGLSTTRVTLVHDKSKGEHPTAGIIVVGDEILKAQVRDTNSFYASFLLYKHGVKVKKITIVRDDVQEIARAIRFFSGNFNYVFTTGGIGPTHDDVTYEDSNQICSEILCKPSYGRSISLSLHRVTECFCLSWITYVLRVFVSGPMQEVFLNAREDSFANVLNEVVQKCPNVTFGSYPESNRYYKARITIESENEEDTETAKTMFCSQVPSGVLVDYDRTPHVDPLSKYEQLLENSESRSIYQKSFEIFLDYCREPEKVWIFLDGCAESAVMVHLARVAMEKLAGSSKIKLRAICLQANKFLQEISNRYNVELCCLKNNGTIVTRPEIRILFLGKRSNASEREIEDYERLKRLFNESLPSVQIQFPLIEWADKDVASFVESLSLPYHTADEVGSFRSG from the exons ATGATACACTTGCGACGATATCTAGCGAATATTTCGTCGAAGCATCATGGACTAAGTACCACGAGGGTAACGTTGGTACATGACAAAAGTAAAGGGGAACACCCGACGGCGGGGATAATTG TTGTTGGCGATGAGATTTTGAAGGCTCAAGTGAGAGACACTAATTCGTTTTATGCGAGCTTTTTGCTGTACAAGCATGGAgtcaaggttaaaaaa ATCACGATCGTTCGAGACGACGTCCAGGAAATCGCGAGAGCGATCAGGTTTTTCTCCGGAAATTTTAATTACGTCTTTACCACTGGGGGAATAGGACCGACTCACGACGATGTCACTTATGAAG ATTCCAACCAAATCTGTTCTGAAATTTTGTGTAAACCCAGCTACGGGAGAAGCATTTCCTTATCCCTGCATAGAGTTACGGAATGTTTTTGTCTTTCCTGGATCACCTATGTTCTTCGAGTCTTCGTTTCAGGCCCTATGCAAG AGGTTTTCTTGAACGCGAGGGAAGATTCGTTCGCGAACGTGTTAAACGAGGTTGTACAGAAGTGTCCGAATGTCACGTTCGGCTCGTATCCGGAGAGTAATAG GTATTACAAAGCGCGTATTACTATAGAGAGCGAGAACGAGGAGGACACCGAGACTGCCAAAACAATGTTTTGTTCTCAAGTTCCGAGCGGTGTGTTGGTGGATTACGATCGCACGCCTCACGTCGACCCCCTGTCCAAATACGAACAGTTGCTCGAAAACTCGGAGAGTCGATCGATTTATCAGAAATCCTTCGAAATATTCCT GGACTATTGTCGGGAACCCGAGAAAGTCTGGATTTTTTTGGACGGCTGTGCAGAATCCGCCGTCATGGTGCACCTTGCTCGTGTTGCGATGGAGAAGCTTGCAGGATCTTCGAAGATCAAATTGCGCGCGATCTGTCTACAAGCGAATAAGTTTCTTCAGGAAATTAGCAACAG GTACAACGTCGAATTGTGCTGCTTGAAAAACAACGGAACGATTGTAACTAGACCGGAAATTCGGATATTGTTTCTCGGGAAACGATCGAACGCCAGCGAAAGAGAAATAGAAGATTATGAGAGACTCAAGAGATTGTTTAACGAGTCTCTCCCGAGTGTACAAATACAGTTTCCTCTCATCGAGTGGGCGGACAAAGATGTCGCGAGTTTCGTcgagtctctctctctacctTATCATACTGCGGACGAAGTGGGATCGTTTCG CTCTGGATAG
- the LOC143214389 gene encoding FAD synthase isoform X1, protein MIHLRRYLANISSKHHGLSTTRVTLVHDKSKGEHPTAGIIVVGDEILKAQVRDTNSFYASFLLYKHGVKVKKITIVRDDVQEIARAIRFFSGNFNYVFTTGGIGPTHDDVTYEALGLAFDDTLHYHPKLVDIVKNRFGCKAFPSPAYKMAYIPTKSVLKFCVNPATGEAFPYPCIELRNVFVFPGSPMFFESSFQALCKELFAGYKSFSTVEVFLNAREDSFANVLNEVVQKCPNVTFGSYPESNRYYKARITIESENEEDTETAKTMFCSQVPSGVLVDYDRTPHVDPLSKYEQLLENSESRSIYQKSFEIFLDYCREPEKVWIFLDGCAESAVMVHLARVAMEKLAGSSKIKLRAICLQANKFLQEISNRYNVELCCLKNNGTIVTRPEIRILFLGKRSNASEREIEDYERLKRLFNESLPSVQIQFPLIEWADKDVASFVESLSLPYHTADEVGSFRSG, encoded by the exons ATGATACACTTGCGACGATATCTAGCGAATATTTCGTCGAAGCATCATGGACTAAGTACCACGAGGGTAACGTTGGTACATGACAAAAGTAAAGGGGAACACCCGACGGCGGGGATAATTG TTGTTGGCGATGAGATTTTGAAGGCTCAAGTGAGAGACACTAATTCGTTTTATGCGAGCTTTTTGCTGTACAAGCATGGAgtcaaggttaaaaaa ATCACGATCGTTCGAGACGACGTCCAGGAAATCGCGAGAGCGATCAGGTTTTTCTCCGGAAATTTTAATTACGTCTTTACCACTGGGGGAATAGGACCGACTCACGACGATGTCACTTATGAAG CCTTAGGATTGGCTTTCGACGATACGCTGCATTATCATCCAAAATTGGTAGACATCGTGAAGAATCGCTTTGGTTGCAAAGCTTTTCCTTCACCCGCTTATAAAATGGCTTAT ATTCCAACCAAATCTGTTCTGAAATTTTGTGTAAACCCAGCTACGGGAGAAGCATTTCCTTATCCCTGCATAGAGTTACGGAATGTTTTTGTCTTTCCTGGATCACCTATGTTCTTCGAGTCTTCGTTTCAGGCCCTATGCAAG GAGTTATTTGCGGGATACAAATCTTTTTCAACCGTAGAGGTTTTCTTGAACGCGAGGGAAGATTCGTTCGCGAACGTGTTAAACGAGGTTGTACAGAAGTGTCCGAATGTCACGTTCGGCTCGTATCCGGAGAGTAATAG GTATTACAAAGCGCGTATTACTATAGAGAGCGAGAACGAGGAGGACACCGAGACTGCCAAAACAATGTTTTGTTCTCAAGTTCCGAGCGGTGTGTTGGTGGATTACGATCGCACGCCTCACGTCGACCCCCTGTCCAAATACGAACAGTTGCTCGAAAACTCGGAGAGTCGATCGATTTATCAGAAATCCTTCGAAATATTCCT GGACTATTGTCGGGAACCCGAGAAAGTCTGGATTTTTTTGGACGGCTGTGCAGAATCCGCCGTCATGGTGCACCTTGCTCGTGTTGCGATGGAGAAGCTTGCAGGATCTTCGAAGATCAAATTGCGCGCGATCTGTCTACAAGCGAATAAGTTTCTTCAGGAAATTAGCAACAG GTACAACGTCGAATTGTGCTGCTTGAAAAACAACGGAACGATTGTAACTAGACCGGAAATTCGGATATTGTTTCTCGGGAAACGATCGAACGCCAGCGAAAGAGAAATAGAAGATTATGAGAGACTCAAGAGATTGTTTAACGAGTCTCTCCCGAGTGTACAAATACAGTTTCCTCTCATCGAGTGGGCGGACAAAGATGTCGCGAGTTTCGTcgagtctctctctctacctTATCATACTGCGGACGAAGTGGGATCGTTTCG CTCTGGATAG
- the LOC143214389 gene encoding FAD synthase isoform X4: MIHLRRYLANISSKHHGLSTTRVTLVHDKSKGEHPTAGIIVVGDEILKAQVRDTNSFYASFLLYKHGVKVKKITIVRDDVQEIARAIRFFSGNFNYVFTTGGIGPTHDDVTYEALGLAFDDTLHYHPKLVDIVKNRFGCKAFPSPAYKMAYIPTKSVLKFCVNPATGEAFPYPCIELRNVFVFPGSPMFFESSFQALCKELFAGYKSFSTVEVFLNAREDSFANVLNEVVQKCPNVTFGSYPESNRYYKARITIESENEEDTETAKTMFCSQVPSGVLVDYDRTPHVDPLSKYEQLLENSESRSIYQKSFEIFLDYCREPEKVWIFLDGCAESAVMVHLARVAMEKLAGSSKIKLRAICLQANKFLQEISNRN; the protein is encoded by the exons ATGATACACTTGCGACGATATCTAGCGAATATTTCGTCGAAGCATCATGGACTAAGTACCACGAGGGTAACGTTGGTACATGACAAAAGTAAAGGGGAACACCCGACGGCGGGGATAATTG TTGTTGGCGATGAGATTTTGAAGGCTCAAGTGAGAGACACTAATTCGTTTTATGCGAGCTTTTTGCTGTACAAGCATGGAgtcaaggttaaaaaa ATCACGATCGTTCGAGACGACGTCCAGGAAATCGCGAGAGCGATCAGGTTTTTCTCCGGAAATTTTAATTACGTCTTTACCACTGGGGGAATAGGACCGACTCACGACGATGTCACTTATGAAG CCTTAGGATTGGCTTTCGACGATACGCTGCATTATCATCCAAAATTGGTAGACATCGTGAAGAATCGCTTTGGTTGCAAAGCTTTTCCTTCACCCGCTTATAAAATGGCTTAT ATTCCAACCAAATCTGTTCTGAAATTTTGTGTAAACCCAGCTACGGGAGAAGCATTTCCTTATCCCTGCATAGAGTTACGGAATGTTTTTGTCTTTCCTGGATCACCTATGTTCTTCGAGTCTTCGTTTCAGGCCCTATGCAAG GAGTTATTTGCGGGATACAAATCTTTTTCAACCGTAGAGGTTTTCTTGAACGCGAGGGAAGATTCGTTCGCGAACGTGTTAAACGAGGTTGTACAGAAGTGTCCGAATGTCACGTTCGGCTCGTATCCGGAGAGTAATAG GTATTACAAAGCGCGTATTACTATAGAGAGCGAGAACGAGGAGGACACCGAGACTGCCAAAACAATGTTTTGTTCTCAAGTTCCGAGCGGTGTGTTGGTGGATTACGATCGCACGCCTCACGTCGACCCCCTGTCCAAATACGAACAGTTGCTCGAAAACTCGGAGAGTCGATCGATTTATCAGAAATCCTTCGAAATATTCCT GGACTATTGTCGGGAACCCGAGAAAGTCTGGATTTTTTTGGACGGCTGTGCAGAATCCGCCGTCATGGTGCACCTTGCTCGTGTTGCGATGGAGAAGCTTGCAGGATCTTCGAAGATCAAATTGCGCGCGATCTGTCTACAAGCGAATAAGTTTCTTCAGGAAATTAGCAACAG AAATTGA
- the LOC143214404 gene encoding transmembrane emp24 domain-containing protein 5-like — protein sequence MYNFLRSLVLGVVFSLVNTSSPGSWNEPLPLVISNYKVQIDAGKEDCYFQYASVGADFYVHFQVIRGGDGKAGLAVRDPLGALVHPYLWLPNSAYKDTVKTAGYYCICMDNTFSRFASRLVNLYISVIKYDEWDKYSKELEDLNVSVDNFTRSISFVERNVNEMFQTQYLSRGSEERDYNLLLDNNFYVQMWSITQITVIIVTTTIQIYFVRKLFEVKPSKFSRAGI from the exons ATGTATAATTTTTTACGAAGTCTGGTTCTCGGGGTGGTTTTCAGCCTTGTGAATACCAGCTCGCCTGGATCTTGGAACGAACCTTTACCATTGGTAATCTCGAATTACAAAGTACAAATCGATGCCGGGAAAGAGGATTGTTACTTTCAATATGCTTCCGTCGGAGCGGATTTCTACGTGCACTTTCAG GTGATAAGAGGTGGAGATGGTAAAGCTGGCCTTGCTGTAAGGGATCCACTAGGTGCCCTGGTTCATCCTTACCTATGGCTTCCTAATTCAGCTTATAAGGACACTGTGAAAACAGCTGGATACTATTGTATTTGCATGGATAATACATTCTCACGATTTGCTTCAAGATTAGtcaatttatatatttctgTGATCAA GTACGATGAATGGGATAAATATTCCAAGGAGCTGGAAGACTTAAATGTATCTGTTGACAATTTTACG AGATCGATATCGTTCGTGGAGAGAAACGTAAATGAAATGTTCCAAACACAATATTTGAGCAGAGGTAGCGAAGAACGAGATTACAATTTGCTATTGGACAACAATTTTTATGTCCAAATGTGGTCTATCACCCAGATAACGGTCATAATAGTAACGACGACGatacaaatatattttgttaGGAAACTATTCGAGGTGAAACCGTCGAAATTTTCTAGAGCCGGCATATAA